The Dokdonella koreensis DS-123 genome has a segment encoding these proteins:
- a CDS encoding DUF4440 domain-containing protein, whose translation MTRLRTLGRLLLLGLLVAVSACTRGGDEQRLRAALEDMHTAIEQRRPGDFIDFVAEDFTGAEGTLDRAALHNLLRGQVLRNERIDVVLGPADIQIQGDRATVSVTATLAGGSGGWLPERGAVYAITSGWRRDGGDWRCVNAQWRQSL comes from the coding sequence ATGACCCGCTTGCGCACGCTTGGCCGCCTTCTGCTCCTCGGTCTGCTGGTGGCCGTGTCGGCCTGTACGCGGGGCGGTGACGAGCAGCGGCTGCGGGCGGCGCTGGAGGACATGCACACGGCGATCGAGCAGCGGCGTCCCGGCGACTTCATCGATTTCGTCGCCGAGGACTTCACCGGCGCCGAAGGCACGTTGGACCGCGCGGCGCTGCACAACCTGCTGCGTGGCCAGGTGCTGCGCAACGAACGCATCGACGTCGTGCTCGGTCCGGCGGACATCCAGATCCAGGGCGACCGGGCGACCGTCAGCGTGACCGCGACCCTGGCCGGCGGCAGCGGCGGCTGGCTGCCCGAACGCGGCGCGGTCTACGCGATCACCAGTGGCTGGCGCCGGGACGGCGGCGACTGGCGCTGCGTCAACGCGCAGTGGCGCCAGTCGCTGTAG
- a CDS encoding long-chain-fatty-acid--CoA ligase yields MVSSPEKPWLAHYPEGVPAEIDPDQYRSVTDLLEDSCRRYAANPAFRSMGSTLTYGDLDRLSRDLATYLRNDLGLAQGDRVAIMMPNTLQYAIAIFGVLRAGLTVVNVNPLYTPRELRHQLVDSGASAIIVLDNFAHTVAEVLRDAPACRQVITTGLGDLLSFPKSVLTNFVVKYVKKLVPAYAIPGMVRFKDALRRGAAGTLAPVEIASGDIAFLQYTGGTTGVAKGAMLTHRNIVANMLQAYSWISTRLREGEEVIITALPLYHIFALTANYLVFVKMGGTNYLITNPRDMPGFVREIRKLRFTAFTGVNTLFNGLLNTPGFDQVDFSNLRMTLGGGMAVQKAVAERWKKVTGVTLVEAYGLTETSPAACMNPIDLKDYNGSIGLPVPSTDASIQDDEGRHLGVGETGELCIRGPQVMKGYWNRQDETDKVLSADRWLRTGDIARMDDKGFFYIVDRKKDMILVSGFNVYPNEVEDVVAQHPGVLEVAAVGIPDEKSGEAVKLVVVRKDPSLTEEQLRDFCHANLTGYKRPRSIEFRSSLPKSNVGKILRRELRDSAAS; encoded by the coding sequence ATGGTCAGCTCCCCCGAGAAGCCCTGGCTAGCCCATTACCCCGAAGGGGTTCCGGCCGAGATCGACCCGGACCAGTACCGCTCGGTCACCGACCTGCTCGAGGACAGCTGTCGACGCTACGCCGCCAACCCGGCGTTCCGCAGCATGGGAAGTACGCTGACGTATGGGGACCTGGACCGGCTGAGCCGCGATCTGGCGACGTACCTGCGCAACGACCTGGGACTCGCGCAAGGCGATCGCGTCGCGATCATGATGCCCAACACGCTGCAGTACGCGATCGCGATCTTCGGCGTGCTGCGCGCCGGCCTGACGGTGGTCAACGTCAATCCGCTCTACACGCCCCGCGAACTCAGGCACCAGTTGGTCGATTCCGGCGCCAGCGCGATCATCGTGCTCGACAACTTCGCCCATACCGTGGCCGAAGTGCTGCGCGACGCGCCGGCCTGCCGGCAGGTCATCACGACCGGCCTCGGCGACCTGCTCAGCTTCCCGAAGTCGGTCCTGACGAACTTCGTCGTCAAGTACGTCAAGAAGCTGGTGCCGGCCTATGCGATACCGGGCATGGTCCGCTTCAAGGACGCGCTGCGCCGTGGCGCCGCCGGGACGCTGGCGCCGGTGGAGATCGCCTCGGGCGACATCGCGTTCCTGCAGTACACCGGCGGCACGACCGGCGTCGCCAAGGGCGCGATGCTGACCCATCGCAACATCGTCGCCAACATGCTCCAGGCCTACAGCTGGATCAGCACCCGGTTGCGCGAGGGCGAGGAAGTCATCATCACGGCGCTGCCGCTGTACCACATCTTCGCGCTGACGGCGAACTACCTGGTCTTCGTGAAGATGGGCGGCACCAACTATCTCATCACCAATCCGCGCGACATGCCCGGCTTCGTGCGCGAGATCCGCAAGCTGCGCTTCACCGCCTTCACCGGCGTCAATACGCTGTTCAACGGCCTGCTCAACACGCCGGGATTCGATCAGGTCGATTTCTCGAACCTGCGCATGACACTGGGCGGCGGCATGGCCGTGCAGAAGGCGGTCGCCGAGCGCTGGAAGAAGGTCACCGGCGTCACCCTGGTGGAAGCCTACGGTCTCACCGAAACCTCGCCCGCCGCGTGCATGAACCCGATCGACCTCAAGGACTACAACGGATCGATCGGCCTGCCGGTGCCGTCGACCGATGCCTCGATCCAGGACGACGAGGGCCGGCACCTGGGCGTCGGCGAAACCGGCGAACTGTGCATCCGCGGCCCGCAGGTCATGAAGGGCTACTGGAACCGCCAGGACGAAACCGACAAGGTGTTGTCGGCCGATCGCTGGCTGCGCACCGGCGACATCGCGCGGATGGACGACAAGGGGTTTTTCTATATCGTCGATCGCAAGAAGGACATGATTCTCGTTTCGGGTTTCAACGTATATCCGAACGAGGTCGAGGACGTCGTCGCGCAGCACCCCGGCGTGCTCGAGGTCGCCGCGGTCGGCATCCCGGACGAGAAATCCGGCGAGGCGGTCAAACTGGTCGTCGTCCGGAAGGATCCTTCGTTGACCGAGGAACAGCTGCGTGACTTCTGCCACGCGAACCTGACCGGCTACAAACGTCCGCGCAGCATCGAGTTCCGCTCGTCGCTGCCCAAGTCCAACGTCGGCAAGATTTTGCGCCGCGAACTGCGCGACAGCGCAGCATCCTGA
- the acnA gene encoding aconitate hydratase AcnA, producing the protein MSDSFATRASLEVNGRTYRYASLAKLGQRFDIARLPYSMKILLENLLRHEDGVSVLPAHIEAVARWDPHTEPDTEIAFMPARVVLQDFTGVPCVVDLAAMRDAVVRLGGRPEQINPLAPVELVIDHSVQVDAFGNAGALDLNVKIEFDRNKERYGFLRWGQKSFDNFKVVPPRTGIVHQVNLEHLARVVMEGQKDGELWAYPDTVFGTDSHTTMINGLGVLGWGVGGIEAEAAMLGQPSSMLIPQVVGFKLSGRLPEGATATDLVLTVTQMLRKLGVVGKFVEFFGPGLKNLALADRATIGNMAPEYGATCGIFPIDAEALAYLRLSGRSEDLVRLVEAYAKAQGLWHDESTPPPAFTTTLELDLADVKPSLAGPKRPQDRVLLGEVQQNYLAHVGPLAAGRKPKKTAETADFANEGGATAIGNPANDLVNGRVRVEKDGINFELDDGAVVIAAITSCTNTSNPAVMLGAGLLARKAVAKGLKAKPWVKTSLAPGSKVVTDYLEQTGVLTDLDRLGFYLVGYGCTTCIGNSGPLPPEVSRGIAEGDLVVASVLSGNRNFEGRVHPEVKMNYLASPPLVVAYALAGTVDIDLTREPLGIGSDGQPVYLRDIWPTNKEISDTVAGAVTPAMFAKNYADVFKGDERWNAIASADGELYAWDADSTYIKNPPYFDGMTMAVGSIDDVHGARVLGLFGDSITTDHISPAGSIKKDSPAGRFLISRGVQPVDFNSYGSRRGNDDVMVRGTFANIRIRNLMLDGVEGGYTVHVPSGEQLAIYDAAMRYKAEGTPLVVFAGKEYGTGSSRDWAAKGTLLLGVKAVIAESFERIHRSNLVGMGVLPCQFRDGENAGTLGLTGHERIDIVGLQDGDAREATVVATAPDGKRTQFTVTVLLLTPKEREFFRHGGILPYVLRQLAARKAA; encoded by the coding sequence GCTCGGCCAGCGCTTCGACATCGCCCGCCTTCCCTACTCGATGAAGATCCTGCTGGAGAACCTGCTCCGGCACGAGGACGGCGTCAGCGTCCTGCCGGCCCACATCGAGGCGGTCGCCCGATGGGATCCGCACACCGAGCCCGATACCGAGATCGCGTTCATGCCGGCGCGCGTGGTGCTGCAGGACTTCACCGGCGTGCCCTGCGTGGTGGACCTGGCCGCGATGCGCGACGCCGTCGTCCGGCTCGGCGGGCGCCCCGAGCAGATCAACCCGCTCGCCCCGGTGGAGCTGGTGATCGACCATTCGGTCCAGGTGGACGCCTTCGGCAACGCCGGCGCGCTCGACCTCAACGTCAAGATCGAGTTCGACCGGAACAAGGAGCGCTACGGCTTCCTGCGCTGGGGCCAGAAGTCGTTCGACAACTTCAAGGTGGTGCCGCCGCGCACCGGCATCGTCCACCAGGTCAATCTCGAGCACCTGGCGCGGGTCGTCATGGAAGGCCAGAAGGACGGCGAGCTGTGGGCCTACCCGGACACCGTCTTCGGCACCGACTCCCACACGACGATGATCAACGGCCTCGGCGTGCTCGGCTGGGGCGTGGGCGGCATCGAGGCCGAGGCCGCGATGCTCGGCCAGCCGTCCTCGATGCTGATCCCGCAGGTGGTCGGCTTCAAGCTGTCCGGCCGCCTGCCCGAGGGCGCCACCGCCACCGACCTGGTGCTGACGGTCACGCAGATGCTGCGCAAGCTCGGCGTGGTCGGCAAGTTCGTGGAATTCTTCGGACCGGGGCTCAAGAACCTCGCCCTGGCCGACCGCGCGACGATCGGCAACATGGCACCCGAGTACGGCGCCACCTGCGGCATCTTCCCGATCGACGCCGAGGCGCTCGCCTACCTGCGGCTGTCGGGCCGCAGCGAGGACCTGGTCCGCCTGGTCGAGGCCTACGCCAAGGCACAGGGGCTCTGGCACGACGAGAGTACGCCGCCCCCGGCGTTCACGACCACGCTCGAACTCGACCTGGCCGACGTCAAGCCGTCGCTGGCCGGTCCCAAGCGCCCGCAGGACCGCGTCCTGCTCGGCGAGGTCCAGCAGAACTACCTCGCCCACGTCGGTCCGCTGGCGGCCGGCCGCAAGCCGAAGAAGACCGCCGAGACCGCCGACTTCGCCAACGAAGGGGGCGCGACCGCGATCGGCAATCCGGCCAACGACCTGGTCAACGGTCGCGTACGCGTCGAGAAGGACGGTATCAACTTCGAGCTCGACGACGGCGCCGTCGTCATCGCCGCGATCACCTCGTGCACGAACACCTCCAACCCGGCGGTGATGCTCGGCGCCGGCCTGCTGGCGCGCAAGGCGGTCGCCAAGGGGCTGAAGGCCAAGCCCTGGGTCAAGACGTCGCTGGCGCCCGGCTCGAAGGTCGTCACCGACTACCTCGAGCAGACCGGCGTCCTGACCGACCTCGACCGGCTCGGCTTCTACCTGGTCGGCTACGGCTGCACCACCTGCATCGGCAACTCCGGCCCGCTGCCACCGGAGGTCAGCAGGGGCATCGCCGAGGGCGACCTGGTCGTCGCCTCGGTGCTGTCCGGCAACCGCAACTTCGAGGGACGCGTACACCCGGAAGTCAAGATGAACTACCTGGCCTCGCCGCCGCTGGTCGTCGCCTACGCGCTGGCCGGGACCGTCGACATCGACCTGACCCGCGAGCCGCTCGGCATCGGCAGCGACGGCCAGCCGGTCTACCTGCGCGACATCTGGCCGACCAACAAGGAGATCTCCGACACCGTCGCCGGTGCGGTGACGCCGGCCATGTTCGCGAAGAACTACGCCGACGTCTTCAAGGGCGACGAGCGCTGGAACGCGATCGCCTCCGCCGACGGCGAGCTGTACGCCTGGGACGCCGACTCGACCTACATCAAGAACCCGCCCTACTTCGACGGCATGACGATGGCGGTGGGCAGCATCGACGACGTCCACGGGGCGCGTGTGCTCGGCCTGTTCGGCGACTCGATCACCACCGACCACATCTCCCCCGCCGGCTCGATCAAGAAGGACTCCCCCGCCGGACGCTTCCTGATCTCGCGTGGCGTGCAGCCGGTCGACTTCAACTCCTACGGTTCGCGCCGCGGCAACGACGACGTCATGGTGCGCGGCACCTTCGCCAACATCCGCATCCGCAACCTGATGCTCGACGGCGTGGAAGGCGGCTATACCGTGCACGTGCCGTCCGGCGAGCAACTGGCGATCTACGACGCGGCGATGCGCTACAAGGCCGAAGGCACGCCGCTGGTGGTGTTCGCCGGCAAGGAATACGGCACCGGCTCCTCGCGCGACTGGGCCGCCAAGGGAACGCTGCTGCTCGGCGTCAAGGCCGTGATCGCCGAGAGCTTCGAGCGCATCCACCGCTCGAACCTGGTCGGCATGGGCGTGCTGCCGTGCCAGTTCCGCGACGGCGAGAATGCCGGCACCCTCGGCCTGACCGGGCACGAGCGGATCGACATCGTCGGCCTGCAGGACGGCGACGCACGCGAGGCGACCGTCGTGGCGACGGCACCCGACGGCAAGCGCACGCAGTTCACGGTCACGGTCCTGCTGCTGACGCCGAAGGAGCGCGAGTTCTTTCGCCACGGCGGCATCCTGCCGTACGTGCTGCGCCAGCTGGCCGCCCGCAAGGCGGCCTGA